A portion of the Halobacillus ihumii genome contains these proteins:
- the sufC gene encoding Fe-S cluster assembly ATPase SufC, giving the protein MAGSTLEIKDLHVEIEGQQILKGVNLTITGGEFHAVMGPNGTGKSTLASAVMGHPKYEVTQGEILLDGKDVLEMEVDERAQAGLFLAMQYPSEISGVTNSDFLRSAINAQREEGDEISLMKFIKEMDATMDTLDMDKNMAQRYLNEGFSGGEKKRNEILQLMMVQPAIAILDEIDSGLDIDALKVVAKGINQMRNDSFGCLMITHYQRLLNYITPDKVHVMMQGRVVKSGGPELAQRLEEEGYDWIKQELGIEDETIGQQA; this is encoded by the coding sequence ATGGCAGGGTCAACGCTTGAAATCAAGGATCTTCATGTAGAAATTGAAGGTCAGCAAATCTTAAAAGGTGTAAATCTTACAATTACTGGCGGTGAATTTCACGCTGTTATGGGTCCTAATGGAACTGGTAAATCAACACTTGCATCAGCAGTAATGGGACATCCTAAATATGAAGTAACTCAAGGTGAAATCCTTCTTGACGGTAAAGACGTTCTTGAAATGGAAGTTGATGAGCGTGCACAAGCCGGGTTGTTCTTAGCAATGCAGTATCCAAGTGAAATCAGTGGTGTAACAAACTCTGACTTTTTACGTTCAGCGATCAATGCACAGCGTGAAGAAGGCGATGAAATCTCTCTAATGAAATTCATTAAAGAGATGGATGCTACTATGGACACTCTTGATATGGATAAGAATATGGCGCAGCGTTATCTTAACGAAGGCTTCTCTGGCGGTGAGAAAAAGCGCAATGAAATCCTTCAACTTATGATGGTTCAACCAGCTATTGCCATTCTCGATGAGATTGACTCTGGCTTAGATATCGATGCATTGAAAGTAGTTGCGAAAGGGATTAACCAAATGCGCAATGATTCATTTGGGTGCTTGATGATTACCCACTATCAGCGTCTGCTTAATTACATTACACCGGACAAAGTACACGTCATGATGCAAGGACGCGTTGTGAAATCCGGCGGTCCGGAGCTAGCACAGCGTCTAGAAGAAGAAGGTTATGACTGGATCAAGCAGGAGCTTGGCATCGAAGACGAAACGATCGGTCAACAGGCGTAA
- a CDS encoding methionine ABC transporter ATP-binding protein gives MISIKELSKVFYTKDQNVRAVDKLDLDIDKGEIYGVIGYSGAGKSTFIRLLNRLEEPSSGRVTIDNENVTELKKGKLRVARQEIGMIFQHFNLLWSRTVYDNISFPLEIAGIKKEERKKRVNELIDLVGLSGRGGSYPSQLSGGQKQRVGIARALANNPKVLLCDEATSALDPETTDSILDLLVDINRKLGLTIVLITHEMHVIRKICHRVAVMEEGKIVESGDVLDVFLYPKQKVTKRFVDQVMGDPDREHSLGLINETYKTGEIVKLHFIGESTNQALISELSREFTIDVNILHGKITQTQKGAYGTLFVQFVGDKEEIDRAIAYIQTTSVQVEVNPNE, from the coding sequence TTGATTTCGATTAAGGAATTATCAAAAGTTTTTTATACGAAAGATCAAAATGTCCGTGCAGTTGATAAGCTGGACTTGGATATTGATAAGGGTGAAATATACGGAGTCATTGGTTACAGTGGTGCTGGCAAAAGTACGTTTATCAGGCTTTTGAACCGTCTTGAGGAGCCGAGTAGCGGACGTGTAACCATTGATAACGAAAATGTTACTGAACTAAAGAAAGGTAAACTGAGAGTGGCCAGACAGGAAATAGGCATGATCTTTCAACATTTTAATCTGCTTTGGTCAAGAACAGTTTACGATAATATATCCTTTCCGTTAGAAATAGCCGGGATAAAAAAAGAAGAGCGTAAAAAACGCGTAAATGAACTAATCGATTTGGTGGGGTTGTCGGGCAGAGGTGGTTCCTACCCTTCACAATTGAGCGGTGGTCAGAAACAAAGGGTGGGAATTGCCAGAGCCTTAGCTAACAATCCCAAAGTACTCTTGTGTGATGAAGCAACTTCAGCACTTGATCCTGAAACCACAGACTCTATATTGGATTTGTTAGTGGATATTAACCGAAAGCTCGGATTAACGATCGTCTTGATCACTCATGAAATGCATGTGATTCGAAAAATTTGTCATCGGGTCGCCGTAATGGAAGAAGGGAAAATTGTTGAGTCAGGTGATGTACTGGATGTGTTTTTATATCCAAAACAAAAAGTTACGAAACGGTTTGTTGACCAAGTAATGGGTGATCCTGATCGTGAACATTCATTAGGACTTATCAATGAAACATACAAAACCGGTGAGATCGTAAAACTTCATTTTATTGGTGAAAGTACGAACCAGGCTCTTATCAGTGAACTTTCCAGAGAATTTACAATTGATGTAAATATTCTTCATGGGAAAATCACGCAAACACAAAAAGGAGCTTATGGCACCTTATTTGTACAGTTTGTTGGCGATAAAGAAGAAATAGACAGGGCGATCGCCTACATTCAAACCACTTCTGTACAAGTGGAGGTGAACCCAAATGAATAA
- a CDS encoding arsenate reductase family protein translates to MSLTFYWYPNCGTCKKAKKWLDDNGLDYESIHIVEQTPNEDELRQLIHHSDLPARKFFNTSGKKYREHNMKEKLKDATEKEMITYLASDGMLIKRPIVTDGTKVTVGFKEEQFTETWT, encoded by the coding sequence ATGTCATTAACCTTCTACTGGTATCCTAATTGTGGTACTTGCAAAAAAGCTAAAAAGTGGTTGGACGATAATGGCTTAGATTATGAATCAATACATATCGTTGAGCAGACACCTAATGAAGACGAACTCCGACAGCTGATCCATCACAGCGATCTTCCCGCTCGCAAATTTTTTAATACGAGTGGAAAGAAGTATCGTGAACATAATATGAAAGAAAAGTTGAAGGATGCAACAGAAAAAGAGATGATCACGTATCTGGCTTCTGATGGAATGTTAATTAAACGTCCAATCGTAACAGATGGTACAAAGGTCACGGTCGGCTTTAAAGAGGAACAGTTCACTGAGACTTGGACTTAG
- a CDS encoding toprim domain-containing protein, with the protein MNEDRIVIVEGITDKKKLNKVLKETVEIICTHGTLGIERMEELILDNNLDHRPVFILVDEDDSGYKLRKQLTEELPHAVHIYIDKAFREVAATPEPELARALLSRHFQVKPMYLI; encoded by the coding sequence TTGAATGAAGACAGAATTGTGATTGTCGAAGGGATTACAGATAAAAAGAAGCTGAACAAAGTTTTGAAAGAGACTGTGGAGATTATATGTACGCATGGTACGTTGGGAATTGAAAGAATGGAGGAGTTAATTCTTGATAACAACCTTGATCATAGACCAGTTTTTATCTTGGTAGATGAAGATGATTCGGGTTACAAACTTCGAAAGCAGCTCACTGAAGAACTCCCTCATGCCGTTCATATTTATATTGATAAAGCATTTAGAGAAGTAGCAGCTACCCCAGAGCCTGAACTTGCTCGTGCACTGCTGAGCAGACATTTTCAAGTTAAGCCGATGTATTTAATCTAG
- the gcvH gene encoding glycine cleavage system protein GcvH: MSLPKDLRYSEEHEWVKEEEGSKVRIGITDFAQSELGDIVFVELPEVGEEIEADEPFGSVESVKTVSELYAPLSGKVVEINEELEDSPEFVNESPYDKAWMIIIEPSESSEMDQLMSAEQYEEMIDED; the protein is encoded by the coding sequence ATGAGTTTACCTAAAGATTTACGTTATTCTGAAGAGCATGAATGGGTGAAAGAAGAAGAAGGAAGTAAAGTACGAATTGGAATAACTGATTTTGCACAATCCGAACTTGGAGATATTGTGTTTGTGGAGCTTCCAGAAGTTGGTGAAGAAATCGAAGCGGACGAGCCATTTGGCAGTGTGGAATCTGTTAAAACGGTTTCTGAATTATATGCTCCACTTAGTGGAAAAGTAGTAGAAATCAATGAAGAGCTAGAGGACAGTCCTGAATTCGTCAATGAGTCTCCATATGATAAGGCGTGGATGATCATCATTGAGCCAAGTGAGTCTTCTGAAATGGATCAATTAATGTCTGCTGAGCAGTATGAAGAAATGATTGACGAAGATTAA
- a CDS encoding acyl-CoA dehydrogenase family protein: MRETKEIIKGGGFLVEDLTAEDVITPEDFTDEHHMIAKTTEDFVLGEVVPKIDNLENHEFEHSVALLKKAGELGLLGADVPEEYGGLQLDKISSSLITEKFSRAGGFSVTHGAHVGIGSLPIVFFGNEEQKQKYLPQLATGEKLAAYALTEPGSGSDALGAKTAAKLNEAGTHYVLNGEKQWITNSAFADLFIVYAKIDGEKFTAFIVERDFPGVSTGPEEKKMGIKSSSTRTLVLEDVEVPVENVLGEIGRGHIIAFNILNVGRYKLAIGGVGGAKRGIELAVKYANERKQFKTPISGFPLIQEKIASIAANTYANESSVYRTVGLFEQSMGKLSDEQLKDGAAVAKVIAEYAIECSLNKVFATELLDFAADEAVQIHGGYGFMQEYEVERMYRDSRINRIFEGTNEINRMIVPGTLLKKAMKGELPLLQKAQALQEEIMTMMPEEPGDEALEQEKYLLKNAKKIALLAAGLAAQKYGEKLENEQEVLVNIADITGEIYNMESAILRTDKAIQKQGEEKNTQKLLYTQVYVQEAFNRIEAHAKETLLAAEAGDSLRMMLGALRKLTRHTPSNVIAKKREIAQTLIKEQKYTV, encoded by the coding sequence ATGCGCGAAACGAAAGAAATAATCAAAGGCGGCGGTTTTTTAGTAGAAGATTTAACGGCAGAAGATGTTATTACACCAGAAGACTTTACAGATGAACATCATATGATTGCTAAAACAACTGAAGATTTTGTTTTAGGTGAAGTGGTCCCGAAAATTGATAATTTGGAGAATCATGAATTTGAACATTCCGTTGCTTTACTGAAAAAGGCGGGTGAACTTGGACTGTTAGGTGCTGATGTGCCAGAGGAATACGGCGGACTGCAACTTGATAAGATTAGTTCTTCACTAATCACTGAAAAATTCTCTCGGGCAGGCGGATTCTCCGTTACTCACGGAGCTCATGTTGGAATTGGTTCACTCCCTATTGTCTTTTTCGGAAATGAGGAGCAGAAACAGAAATATTTGCCTCAGTTAGCTACGGGGGAAAAACTAGCAGCCTATGCATTAACAGAACCGGGATCAGGTTCAGATGCCCTCGGTGCAAAGACTGCGGCTAAGCTTAATGAAGCGGGCACACATTATGTTCTTAATGGGGAGAAGCAGTGGATCACAAACTCTGCCTTTGCTGATTTATTCATAGTTTATGCCAAAATAGATGGTGAAAAGTTCACTGCGTTTATCGTAGAACGTGACTTCCCAGGTGTATCTACGGGTCCCGAAGAAAAGAAAATGGGTATTAAGAGTTCGTCTACACGAACATTAGTACTTGAAGATGTTGAGGTGCCTGTTGAGAATGTACTTGGAGAAATCGGGAGAGGGCATATCATAGCTTTTAATATTCTTAACGTCGGACGTTACAAACTGGCAATTGGCGGTGTTGGGGGAGCGAAACGCGGAATTGAATTGGCGGTTAAATATGCGAATGAACGTAAGCAATTTAAAACGCCAATCTCAGGATTTCCTCTTATCCAGGAAAAGATTGCATCTATTGCAGCTAATACGTATGCAAACGAAAGCTCTGTCTATCGTACTGTCGGCCTGTTTGAGCAAAGTATGGGTAAACTAAGTGATGAACAGCTAAAAGATGGAGCAGCCGTGGCTAAGGTAATCGCAGAATATGCGATTGAGTGTTCTCTCAATAAAGTGTTTGCAACCGAACTGTTGGATTTTGCTGCAGACGAGGCCGTGCAAATTCACGGTGGTTATGGATTTATGCAGGAATATGAAGTAGAACGTATGTATAGGGATTCACGAATTAATCGGATTTTCGAGGGCACAAATGAAATAAACCGCATGATTGTACCAGGAACTCTACTTAAAAAAGCAATGAAAGGTGAACTGCCTCTTCTGCAAAAAGCTCAAGCACTTCAGGAAGAGATCATGACAATGATGCCTGAAGAACCAGGTGATGAAGCATTAGAACAAGAAAAATATCTTTTGAAGAATGCTAAGAAAATAGCTCTCTTAGCTGCTGGTCTCGCCGCTCAGAAATACGGTGAGAAACTAGAGAATGAGCAGGAAGTTCTTGTCAACATTGCTGATATCACAGGAGAAATCTACAACATGGAATCAGCAATTTTAAGAACCGATAAGGCAATTCAAAAGCAAGGAGAAGAGAAAAATACTCAAAAACTCCTTTATACTCAAGTATATGTACAGGAAGCTTTCAATCGTATCGAAGCTCATGCGAAAGAAACATTGTTAGCAGCAGAGGCCGGTGACTCACTCAGGATGATGCTGGGAGCTTTACGAAAGCTGACCCGCCATACACCTTCAAATGTAATTGCGAAAAAACGAGAGATTGCCCAGACGTTAATTAAAGAACAAAAATACACTGTTTAA
- a CDS encoding MetQ/NlpA family ABC transporter substrate-binding protein, whose translation MKKLWTSVLAVLFILLLSACGSSEEGSSSDEGKTEIKVGATSVPHAEILQQAKPILKEKGISLKIEEYQDYILPNKDLSEGRIDANYFQHIPYLKAQEAEHGYDFANLGGIHIEPMGIYSKNISSIDEIEEGTTVIMSRSVADHGRILSLLEKEGLIKLDESIDKVKATVDDIVENPKNLKFDTGVDAAFLPQTYKREEDALVAINTNYAIQAGLNPSEDALILEDSESPYVNVVAAKSEDKDSEALQTLVEVLHSEEIQTYIKEEYDGAVVPVDGK comes from the coding sequence ATGAAAAAATTATGGACTAGTGTTCTTGCTGTATTATTTATCTTGCTACTCTCAGCATGTGGTTCTTCTGAAGAAGGTTCCTCTTCTGATGAAGGAAAAACGGAAATCAAAGTGGGAGCAACCAGTGTGCCGCACGCTGAAATTCTTCAGCAAGCAAAACCGATTCTTAAAGAGAAAGGAATTTCACTAAAAATCGAAGAATATCAGGACTACATTTTACCGAACAAGGATTTATCTGAAGGAAGAATTGATGCGAATTACTTCCAGCACATCCCTTACTTAAAGGCGCAGGAAGCTGAACACGGATACGATTTTGCGAACCTTGGCGGGATTCATATTGAGCCAATGGGTATTTACTCCAAGAATATTTCAAGTATTGATGAAATCGAAGAGGGAACAACGGTGATCATGAGCCGATCAGTAGCTGACCACGGACGTATTCTATCGCTTCTAGAAAAAGAAGGTTTAATTAAACTGGATGAAAGCATTGATAAAGTGAAAGCAACCGTTGATGATATTGTGGAAAATCCTAAAAATCTAAAATTTGATACAGGTGTCGATGCTGCTTTTCTTCCTCAAACGTATAAACGTGAAGAAGATGCCTTAGTAGCTATTAACACTAATTACGCTATTCAGGCCGGGTTGAATCCGAGTGAAGACGCGTTAATTCTAGAAGATTCTGAATCACCATATGTGAATGTTGTAGCGGCGAAAAGTGAGGACAAAGATTCCGAAGCTCTTCAAACACTAGTTGAGGTTCTTCATTCGGAAGAGATCCAAACTTATATTAAGGAAGAATATGATGGAGCTGTTGTCCCAGTTGATGGAAAGTAA
- a CDS encoding thioredoxin family protein, translated as MLTLDESKAANHLNEKHLALTFIHSPFCGTCHIARKMLVTIEEVYQSGLFYELNASLHPKLMQDFKIESVPCMLITKEGGVVEKIYAFHSVPHMLERIAQYVKK; from the coding sequence TTGCTTACATTAGACGAATCAAAAGCAGCTAATCACCTTAATGAGAAGCATTTAGCGCTCACTTTTATTCATAGTCCCTTTTGTGGAACATGTCACATTGCTAGAAAAATGTTAGTCACTATAGAAGAAGTTTATCAATCAGGATTATTTTATGAGTTAAATGCTTCATTACACCCGAAACTAATGCAAGATTTTAAAATAGAAAGTGTTCCGTGTATGCTAATTACGAAGGAGGGCGGGGTGGTTGAGAAGATCTATGCATTCCACTCTGTCCCACATATGTTAGAGAGAATAGCGCAATATGTAAAAAAGTAG
- a CDS encoding TlpA family protein disulfide reductase, whose translation MNEENDFELSFIHSHETYRLTEDHGKVIMITFWASWCPDCGVDLPKKEQLFKSLDKEKVKMITINVKGRERNNNDGRIFTEKFLTQPTLEDNGMEVYNQYKCEGVPTTILINKDGDVTHKFGDKTSFLTIVEAVGTLI comes from the coding sequence ATGAACGAGGAAAATGACTTTGAATTATCTTTTATTCATTCTCACGAAACATACCGATTAACAGAAGATCATGGAAAAGTAATCATGATCACTTTTTGGGCTTCCTGGTGCCCTGATTGTGGAGTGGATTTGCCAAAGAAAGAGCAGCTCTTCAAATCCTTAGATAAAGAAAAAGTAAAGATGATCACAATAAATGTGAAGGGGCGGGAGAGAAATAACAATGACGGGAGAATTTTTACGGAGAAATTTCTCACCCAGCCAACTTTGGAGGACAACGGAATGGAAGTGTATAACCAGTATAAATGCGAAGGAGTACCTACTACCATACTCATTAACAAAGATGGGGATGTAACGCATAAATTTGGTGATAAAACCTCATTTCTCACCATTGTAGAAGCTGTTGGTACTCTAATCTAA
- a CDS encoding carboxymuconolactone decarboxylase family protein, translated as MEEQDVNWTTAFLQEYKHGIGIFSEKMPEAARHFNAFSEACFNDGELSKKDKQLMALSISIVAQDEYCMVYHTKGCVDQAASEQEIMEACGVAAAFGGGAALRQAVTLVQDAYSDLSTTKH; from the coding sequence ATGGAAGAACAAGATGTCAATTGGACAACGGCATTTTTACAAGAGTATAAACATGGTATAGGTATCTTTTCAGAAAAAATGCCTGAAGCTGCCCGTCATTTTAATGCTTTCTCAGAAGCATGTTTCAATGATGGAGAACTTTCTAAAAAAGATAAGCAGCTTATGGCTCTTAGTATAAGCATTGTTGCTCAGGATGAGTATTGCATGGTTTATCATACAAAAGGCTGCGTGGATCAAGCTGCAAGTGAGCAAGAAATCATGGAGGCTTGTGGAGTGGCTGCTGCATTTGGAGGCGGGGCTGCACTGAGGCAGGCAGTGACACTCGTACAGGATGCTTATTCTGATTTATCTACAACTAAACATTAG
- a CDS encoding methionine ABC transporter permease: MNNGLFANVEMQDMITATNETLFMTSISVAGTFILGLLLGLLLYLSGPGGLWQNKPLNWVTAAIVNVFRAIPFIILILLLFPFTDFLMGTIRGPKAALPALIIGGAPFYARLVEIALKEVDKGVIEAAKSMGAKYSTIIFKVLLPESMPALISGITVTAIALIGYTAVAGVIGAGGLGDFAYFYGFQRSDFGVVLVCTFLIVVIVFIFQFIGDLISRKLDKR, encoded by the coding sequence ATGAATAATGGATTGTTCGCGAACGTTGAAATGCAGGATATGATTACAGCAACGAATGAAACTCTATTTATGACAAGCATTTCAGTAGCAGGAACATTTATTCTTGGATTGTTACTTGGGTTGCTTTTATACCTGTCAGGCCCGGGAGGATTATGGCAGAACAAACCATTAAACTGGGTCACAGCAGCAATAGTTAACGTATTTCGAGCCATTCCTTTTATTATTTTAATACTGTTATTATTTCCGTTTACCGATTTTCTAATGGGGACGATTCGGGGACCTAAAGCCGCTCTTCCAGCCCTTATTATTGGGGGCGCACCTTTCTATGCTAGATTGGTGGAAATTGCCTTGAAGGAAGTGGATAAAGGCGTTATTGAAGCTGCAAAATCAATGGGAGCAAAATATTCCACCATTATTTTCAAGGTTCTATTGCCAGAATCAATGCCAGCCTTAATATCAGGAATTACGGTAACAGCCATTGCGCTGATTGGTTACACGGCGGTAGCAGGTGTGATTGGTGCAGGGGGACTTGGTGACTTTGCATACTTTTACGGATTCCAGCGCAGTGATTTTGGTGTTGTGCTTGTGTGTACGTTCTTAATTGTTGTGATCGTATTTATATTCCAATTCATTGGAGATTTGATTTCCCGCAAATTGGATAAAAGATAA
- the sufD gene encoding Fe-S cluster assembly protein SufD: protein MTVKVSLPYDKEYVTQFSQGLQEPEWMQAFRLHALEKSASLDMPKPDKTNVSNWNFSDFKHDVSGETIASLTDLPDEIQNFLDHEKEQQNLVIQRNHTVAYGELDSKLKEQGVVFTDMKTAVREHSDLIQEYYMTDAVHVDEHRLTALHAALMNGGVFLYVPKNVEVEEPLQAIFWQEDPEASLINHVLVVAEENSSVTYVENYISHNKEEKTSANNITEVFAKAGAKVSFGAVDNFEAGTTVYTNRRGVADRDAVIEWALGQMNEGDTISENITHLIGDNSHSDAKTVAIGRGSQKQNFTANITHFGKASEGYILQHGVMKDKSSAIFNGIGKIEHGATKSNAEQESRVLMLSKDARGDANPILLIDEDDVTAGHAASVGRVDPVQMYYLMSRGISQLEAERLIIHGFLAPVVKQLPVEAVKQQLTRVIERKVY, encoded by the coding sequence ATGACTGTAAAAGTCTCACTACCATATGACAAAGAATATGTAACACAATTCTCTCAAGGTTTACAAGAACCAGAGTGGATGCAGGCTTTTCGTTTACATGCCCTAGAGAAATCAGCTTCTTTGGACATGCCAAAGCCTGACAAAACCAACGTTAGTAATTGGAACTTCTCGGATTTTAAGCATGATGTAAGTGGAGAAACGATTGCATCATTGACAGATCTTCCTGATGAAATACAGAACTTTCTTGATCATGAAAAAGAACAGCAAAACCTTGTGATTCAGCGTAACCATACGGTTGCGTACGGGGAACTTGATTCAAAACTGAAAGAGCAGGGTGTTGTGTTCACAGATATGAAAACGGCTGTCCGTGAACATAGTGATCTGATCCAGGAATATTATATGACGGATGCTGTTCATGTTGATGAGCACCGTTTGACGGCACTGCATGCAGCTTTAATGAATGGTGGAGTATTCTTATATGTTCCTAAGAATGTAGAAGTAGAAGAACCACTGCAAGCTATTTTCTGGCAGGAGGATCCGGAAGCCTCTCTGATTAATCACGTACTAGTGGTGGCTGAAGAAAACAGTTCTGTCACGTATGTAGAGAATTATATTTCTCATAATAAAGAAGAAAAAACTTCGGCTAATAACATTACAGAAGTTTTTGCTAAAGCTGGGGCAAAAGTATCCTTTGGAGCAGTTGATAACTTTGAAGCAGGTACAACTGTATATACTAATCGACGCGGCGTAGCAGATCGCGACGCTGTGATTGAGTGGGCCCTTGGACAAATGAACGAAGGTGACACAATTTCTGAAAACATCACCCATTTGATTGGTGATAACTCACATTCTGATGCTAAAACGGTAGCAATTGGCCGCGGTTCACAAAAACAAAACTTCACAGCAAACATTACACACTTTGGAAAAGCTTCCGAGGGGTATATCCTCCAGCATGGTGTAATGAAGGATAAATCATCAGCGATCTTTAATGGTATCGGAAAAATTGAACATGGTGCTACAAAGTCCAATGCTGAACAAGAATCTCGTGTGCTTATGCTGAGTAAAGATGCACGTGGTGATGCGAACCCAATCCTGCTAATTGATGAAGATGATGTTACGGCAGGTCACGCTGCTTCTGTAGGTCGTGTAGACCCAGTTCAAATGTATTATTTGATGAGTCGGGGGATTTCTCAATTAGAAGCAGAGCGTCTGATTATACACGGGTTTTTAGCACCGGTGGTAAAACAGCTGCCTGTAGAAGCTGTTAAACAGCAGTTGACGAGAGTGATTGAAAGGAAAGTCTATTAA
- a CDS encoding acetyl-CoA C-acetyltransferase, with the protein MKEAVIVSGARTPVGRAKKGTLAHTRPDDLAALTIKETLKRAGDYDGAIDDLIIGCAMPEAEQGMNMARNIAGLAGLPHQVPAITINRYCSSGLQSIAYAAEKIMLGHSETALAGGAESMSLIPMGGHVIKPNVKLVEQAPEYYMSMGHTAEEVANRFSISREEQDAFAVRSHERAARAIHEGKFKDEIVPVEVTNRTLDHKNRLKEREVTFSMDEGVREGTTAEVLAKLKPAFSVTGSVTAGNSSQMSDGAASVLVMDREKAAAEGMTPLVKFRSFAVAGVEPDIMGVGPIEAVPKALKLAGLELQDIGLFELNEAFASQSLQVIRKLGLDIDKVNVNGGAIALGHPLGCTGTKLTLSLIHEMKRRNEQFGVVTMCIGGGMGAAGVFELI; encoded by the coding sequence GTGAAGGAAGCAGTAATAGTATCAGGAGCAAGAACACCTGTAGGACGTGCGAAAAAAGGAACACTTGCACATACACGTCCTGATGATCTTGCCGCCTTAACGATAAAAGAAACGTTGAAGAGAGCAGGAGATTATGACGGGGCAATTGATGATCTTATTATAGGATGTGCTATGCCAGAAGCTGAACAAGGTATGAATATGGCACGGAATATAGCAGGTCTTGCAGGATTACCTCATCAAGTTCCTGCAATCACCATTAACCGTTATTGTTCCTCTGGTTTGCAAAGTATTGCTTACGCAGCTGAAAAAATTATGCTTGGTCATAGCGAAACAGCTCTCGCTGGAGGGGCAGAGTCCATGAGTTTAATTCCAATGGGCGGCCACGTTATTAAACCGAATGTCAAGCTTGTCGAGCAGGCCCCGGAGTATTACATGTCTATGGGGCATACTGCTGAAGAAGTAGCGAATCGATTTTCAATTTCACGGGAAGAACAGGACGCGTTTGCTGTCCGGAGTCATGAGCGAGCTGCCAGAGCAATTCATGAAGGAAAGTTCAAGGATGAAATTGTTCCTGTTGAAGTAACAAATCGTACATTAGACCATAAAAACCGCTTGAAAGAGAGGGAAGTTACCTTTTCCATGGATGAAGGGGTCCGGGAAGGTACCACGGCAGAGGTGCTGGCAAAATTAAAACCAGCCTTCTCCGTTACAGGGTCAGTGACGGCTGGAAACTCATCGCAAATGAGTGATGGTGCTGCATCAGTACTCGTAATGGATCGGGAAAAAGCTGCAGCTGAAGGAATGACCCCACTGGTGAAATTTCGGTCATTTGCCGTAGCGGGTGTAGAGCCGGACATTATGGGGGTAGGTCCCATTGAGGCAGTTCCAAAGGCACTGAAGCTCGCAGGACTGGAACTTCAGGACATTGGCCTGTTTGAATTAAATGAGGCTTTTGCTTCTCAATCCCTGCAAGTGATTCGAAAGCTTGGCCTGGACATTGACAAGGTAAATGTAAATGGCGGGGCTATTGCATTGGGGCATCCACTTGGCTGTACGGGAACGAAGCTGACATTAAGTTTAATTCATGAAATGAAGCGCAGGAATGAACAGTTTGGTGTTGTGACGATGTGTATTGGCGGCGGAATGGGAGCTGCGGGTGTATTTGAGTTAATCTAA